The genomic segment GCTGTTCCACGAGCACCGCATCCTCTGCCAGGTCGCCGGGCACCGCATGAACGTCGTCAAGGCGCTGCCCGCGCTGGTGGCCACGGAGGAGGACATCCGCTCGTTCGCCTCCGCGCTCGAGCAGGTCGTCGCGCGCGCCGAGCGCCCCGCCGGCGCCTACGGCCGGCTCATGCGCACGTTCGCGGGCAACGCCCTGCCGCGCTCGCGCCGCCGGTCGGCGGCGTGAGGGCCCTGGTCACCGGCGCCGGCGGCTTCATCGGAGGACACGTCACGCGGGCGCTGCTGGCGTCGGGCGCCGACGTCCGCGGGCTGGACCGCGACGCCGGGCGGGTGCCCGTGGGCGCCGAACCGATCGCCGGCGACGTGCTCGACCCCGCCGCGGTGCGCCGCGCCCTGGACGGCTGCGATGCCGTGTTCCACCTCGCCGCCGTCTACTCCTACGCCCGCGCCGACGCCGCCGCGATGCAGGCCGTCAACGTCGAGGGCACGCGCTGCGTGCTCGACGCCGCCGCCCGCACCGGGGTGCGCGTCGTGCACACGAGCTCGTGCGCGACATGCGGGCCGGTCCCCGGGCGCGCCGCCGACGAGGACGACACCCCGCCGGCATGGGAGCTCGCGGTCCCCTACAAGCGCACGAAGCACGACGGCGAGCGCCTGGCCCTGGCCGCCGCCGCCGAGGGCCACGACGTCGTCGTCGTCAACCCCACGACGCCCGTGGGCCCGGGCGACCACCGCCCGACGCCCACCGGGCGGATGATCCGCGACGTCGCCTCGGGCCGGGCCCGCGCCTACCTCGCCGGCGGCGCGCTGAACGTCGTCGCCGTCCAGGACGTCGCCGCCGGGCACCTCCGCGCGCTGGAGCACGGCCGCAGCGGACGGCGCTACCTGCTGGGCGGCGAGGACCTGGCGATGCGCGACGTGTTCGCCGCCGTCGCGCGGGCGGCCGGACGCCCGGCCCCGCGGCTCGCCGTCCCGTGGGGGGTGGCCTACGGCGCCGCGCGTGTGGCCGACGCCGCCCTGCGGCCCCTGGGCCGCGAGCCGCGGCTGCTCGTCCTCGACGAGGTCCGGCTGGCGCGCGTGCCCATGCGCTTCGACGACCGCCGCGCTCGCGAGGAGCTCGGCCACGTCTCGCGCCCCGCGGCGCAGGCGCTGGCCGAGGCGGTCGCGGGCGCGGCGCCGACGGGCCTCCGGCCGCCCGCGTATCCTGGGCCACACCCCGGAACGTGATGTCGAGACCCTCCCGATGAGTTCCCGCTCCCCCATCCTCGGGCTCGCCGCCCTCGCCGCCACCCTCGCGGTCGCCGCGCCCGCCCAGGCGGCGCCGTTCGTCGGACGGGTCAGCACGCCGAAGGCGCAGCCCCGTGCGGACCAC from the Baekduia soli genome contains:
- a CDS encoding NAD-dependent epimerase/dehydratase family protein, whose amino-acid sequence is MRALVTGAGGFIGGHVTRALLASGADVRGLDRDAGRVPVGAEPIAGDVLDPAAVRRALDGCDAVFHLAAVYSYARADAAAMQAVNVEGTRCVLDAAARTGVRVVHTSSCATCGPVPGRAADEDDTPPAWELAVPYKRTKHDGERLALAAAAEGHDVVVVNPTTPVGPGDHRPTPTGRMIRDVASGRARAYLAGGALNVVAVQDVAAGHLRALEHGRSGRRYLLGGEDLAMRDVFAAVARAAGRPAPRLAVPWGVAYGAARVADAALRPLGREPRLLVLDEVRLARVPMRFDDRRAREELGHVSRPAAQALAEAVAGAAPTGLRPPAYPGPHPGT